One genomic segment of Acomys russatus chromosome 6, mAcoRus1.1, whole genome shotgun sequence includes these proteins:
- the LOC127190772 gene encoding cytochrome c oxidase assembly protein COX20, mitochondrial isoform X2, with protein sequence MAAAREPQEPEKKPFKLLGILDVENTPCARESVLYGSLGFFVAGLGHFLATSRIRRSCDVGVGGFILVTLGCWFHCRYNFAKQKIQERIAREGIKNKILYESTHLDPERKIKNSSN encoded by the exons ATGGCTGCCGCGCGGGAGCCCCAGGAGCCGGAGAAAAAG CCCTTTAAGCTCCTAGGGATTTTAGATGTTGAGAATACCCCATGTGCACGAGAATCTGTACTGTATGGTTCATTGGGGTTTTTTGTGGCTGGACTTGGACATTTCTTGGCAACCA GTAGAATTAGAAGATCATGTGATGTTGGAGTAGGAGGATTTATCCTGGTGACTTTAGGATGCTG GTTCCATTGTAGGTATAATTTTGCTAAGCAAAAAATCCAGGAAAGAATTGCCagagaaggaattaaaaataagattttatatgAAAGCACCCACCTTGATcctgaaagaaaaatcaagaacagCAGCAACTGA
- the LOC127190772 gene encoding cytochrome c oxidase assembly protein COX20, mitochondrial isoform X1: MSASSHNTWSVHPQPFKLLGILDVENTPCARESVLYGSLGFFVAGLGHFLATSRIRRSCDVGVGGFILVTLGCWFHCRYNFAKQKIQERIAREGIKNKILYESTHLDPERKIKNSSN, encoded by the exons ATGTCAGCCTCCTCGCATAACACCTGGAGCGTCCACCCCCAG CCCTTTAAGCTCCTAGGGATTTTAGATGTTGAGAATACCCCATGTGCACGAGAATCTGTACTGTATGGTTCATTGGGGTTTTTTGTGGCTGGACTTGGACATTTCTTGGCAACCA GTAGAATTAGAAGATCATGTGATGTTGGAGTAGGAGGATTTATCCTGGTGACTTTAGGATGCTG GTTCCATTGTAGGTATAATTTTGCTAAGCAAAAAATCCAGGAAAGAATTGCCagagaaggaattaaaaataagattttatatgAAAGCACCCACCTTGATcctgaaagaaaaatcaagaacagCAGCAACTGA